A window of Spiroplasma syrphidicola EA-1 contains these coding sequences:
- a CDS encoding lipoprotein produces the protein MKKILAILGAVSLTASVSTTLVACNNNKSDPAVQAAVDKLNSAALDLMYVNESESVQFINTKTNKKYSMIEATNYAVNAANTSSSNAIEGISILGNKNSQEDSPYFSLDKNDIFSKNDFETKDDFAEIRDQVGKTIHDPTTNLNYIFKTIQYTSSSFTIKDKTEQNVTFYWAGYYIYAEIVKSKKA, from the coding sequence ATGAAAAAAATTTTAGCAATTTTAGGAGCGGTTAGTTTAACAGCTTCAGTATCAACAACTCTAGTAGCATGTAATAACAATAAAAGTGACCCAGCTGTTCAAGCAGCAGTTGATAAATTAAATAGTGCAGCATTAGATTTAATGTATGTTAATGAATCAGAAAGTGTTCAGTTTATAAACACAAAAACTAATAAGAAATATAGTATGATAGAAGCTACAAATTATGCTGTGAATGCAGCAAATACAAGTTCTAGTAATGCTATTGAAGGTATTAGTATTTTAGGTAATAAAAATAGTCAAGAAGATAGTCCATATTTTTCTTTAGATAAAAATGACATTTTTTCTAAAAATGATTTTGAAACTAAAGATGACTTTGCCGAAATTAGAGACCAAGTTGGAAAAACAATTCATGATCCAACTACAAATTTAAATTATATATTTAAAACTATTCAATATACTAGTTCAAGTTTTACAATAAAAGATAAGACAGAACAAAATGTTACATTTTATTGAGCAGGTTATTATATATATGCCGAAATTGTTAAATCTAAAAAAGCATAA
- the mgtA gene encoding magnesium-translocating P-type ATPase, whose protein sequence is MDKKVMKFKFKGKTKNHQKDLGFVKTEEIKAVSQFSQSEILEHFEIAKFGLNYEDAKEVGNKFGDNSQEKIKFHWLLRLLKVLLNPFNIVLAAIATYNLLSYFLMAGDKFELIATGIIFAMIIISSTISYIQDIRSFLVTKKLTELVSSKITVIRLEDDEKVNEVSVKNNTTLIREAKELEIHELVRGDLIYLSSGDLVPADVRILWSNDLFINQASLTGESMPVEKHANYNPNKPSLLELQNICYTGTSVISGSAIGIVVGVGKDTYYATISKTISEKQPPTSFNKGIKRTTWLLLCFMLVMVPIVFVINGVTKNDWISALLFAITVAVGLTPEMLPMIVTSNLARGASQMSKAKVVVKKLESIQNLGAIDILCTDKTGTLTNDNIELIDYHLLDNKKDKQLLSYLFLNSYFQTGLKNPLDKAIIQYVEKNHISLLKEHYTKIDEIPFDFNRRKLTVVVSDEDGDHTLICKGAIEEVVKNCTQIFYQGKVQPLTDDHLRMIESSADKLNAQGLRVLGLAYSAGHNDDSYYSTGDESNLIFMGFASFLDKPKPSAAKMVQLLHKNGVDLKILTGDNEQVTRAICDRVNLHVKGLVSGDYIEKLSEFELREVVEKNNIFVKLNPLQKAKIITALKQNGHTVGFMGDGINDAPVLRQSDVSISVDNATDIAKEASDIILLEKSLLVLEKGIIQGRKIFGNILKYIKITIASNFGNVLSILVASAWLPFQPMAPIQLLFQNLLYDMSQLAVAFDKVDQEFLKTPQRWTTKDILPFVFINGPVSSIFDILTFVLMGYYFGVLSNPSSISSDQVMLFQTGWFVEGLVTQTLIVQMYRTRKVPFFQSMASWQLLLATFSVITIGITLPFTPLAINLSLVKLPAIYFAFFTALILGYCIMSQSIKMLYIKLFKRWL, encoded by the coding sequence ATGGATAAAAAAGTTATGAAATTCAAATTTAAAGGAAAAACAAAAAATCATCAAAAAGATCTTGGATTTGTTAAAACAGAAGAAATTAAAGCAGTTTCTCAGTTTTCACAATCAGAAATATTAGAGCATTTTGAAATTGCCAAATTTGGATTAAATTATGAAGATGCAAAAGAAGTTGGAAACAAGTTTGGGGATAATTCACAAGAAAAAATTAAATTTCATTGATTATTACGGTTATTAAAGGTTTTATTAAATCCTTTTAATATTGTTTTAGCGGCAATTGCTACTTATAATTTGCTTAGTTATTTCTTAATGGCCGGAGACAAGTTTGAATTAATTGCCACTGGGATTATTTTTGCGATGATTATTATTAGTTCAACAATTTCATATATTCAAGATATTCGTAGTTTCTTAGTGACAAAAAAACTGACAGAATTAGTAAGTAGTAAAATTACTGTAATTCGGTTAGAAGATGATGAAAAAGTGAATGAAGTTTCTGTTAAAAATAATACAACATTAATTCGTGAAGCGAAGGAATTAGAAATTCATGAATTAGTTCGAGGCGACTTAATTTATTTATCTAGTGGGGACCTTGTTCCAGCTGATGTACGAATTCTATGAAGTAATGATTTATTTATTAACCAAGCTAGTTTAACAGGAGAATCAATGCCAGTTGAAAAGCATGCTAATTATAATCCAAATAAACCAAGTTTATTAGAACTACAAAATATTTGTTACACTGGTACTAGTGTTATTTCTGGTAGTGCGATTGGTATTGTTGTTGGGGTAGGGAAAGATACTTATTATGCAACTATTTCGAAAACAATTTCGGAAAAACAACCCCCAACTAGTTTTAACAAAGGGATCAAACGAACAACATGATTACTATTATGTTTTATGTTAGTAATGGTACCAATTGTTTTTGTTATTAATGGGGTAACAAAAAATGATTGAATTTCAGCTTTATTATTTGCGATTACTGTTGCCGTTGGTTTAACACCAGAAATGTTACCAATGATTGTAACATCAAACTTGGCCCGGGGTGCTAGTCAAATGAGTAAGGCAAAAGTTGTTGTTAAAAAACTAGAATCAATTCAAAACTTAGGAGCAATTGATATTTTATGTACTGATAAAACAGGAACATTAACAAATGATAATATTGAATTAATTGATTATCATTTATTAGATAATAAAAAAGATAAACAATTATTAAGTTACTTATTTTTAAACAGTTACTTTCAAACAGGGTTAAAGAATCCATTGGACAAAGCAATTATTCAATATGTTGAAAAAAATCATATTAGTTTATTAAAAGAACATTATACGAAAATTGATGAGATTCCGTTTGATTTTAATCGGCGAAAATTAACAGTCGTTGTTTCCGATGAGGATGGCGACCATACTTTAATTTGTAAAGGGGCAATTGAGGAAGTTGTTAAAAACTGTACGCAAATTTTCTACCAAGGGAAAGTGCAACCACTAACTGATGATCATTTACGAATGATTGAAAGTAGTGCTGATAAATTAAACGCCCAAGGTTTAAGGGTGTTAGGTTTAGCTTATAGTGCTGGGCATAATGATGATAGTTATTATTCAACTGGTGATGAAAGCAATTTAATTTTTATGGGCTTTGCTTCTTTTTTAGATAAACCAAAACCTTCCGCAGCAAAAATGGTTCAGTTGTTACATAAAAATGGGGTGGATTTAAAAATCTTAACCGGCGATAATGAGCAAGTAACAAGAGCAATTTGTGATCGAGTTAATTTGCATGTTAAAGGGTTAGTTAGCGGGGATTACATTGAAAAATTAAGTGAGTTTGAATTACGAGAAGTTGTTGAAAAAAATAATATCTTTGTTAAATTAAATCCGTTACAAAAAGCAAAAATTATTACAGCTTTAAAACAAAACGGTCATACTGTTGGGTTCATGGGGGATGGAATTAATGATGCTCCCGTTTTACGACAAAGTGATGTTTCAATTTCTGTTGATAATGCAACCGATATTGCGAAGGAAGCTTCAGATATTATTTTGTTAGAAAAATCATTGCTAGTATTGGAAAAGGGAATTATTCAAGGGCGCAAAATTTTTGGAAATATTCTAAAATATATTAAAATTACAATTGCTTCAAACTTTGGAAATGTTTTAAGTATTTTAGTGGCTTCGGCTTGATTACCATTTCAACCAATGGCCCCGATTCAACTATTATTCCAAAACTTATTATATGATATGTCACAATTAGCGGTCGCTTTTGATAAGGTTGACCAGGAATTTTTAAAGACCCCACAGCGGTGAACAACAAAAGATATTTTACCGTTTGTCTTTATTAACGGACCAGTCTCCTCAATCTTTGACATTCTAACCTTTGTCTTAATGGGTTACTACTTTGGTGTTTTAAGTAATCCAAGTAGTATTAGCTCCGACCAAGTAATGTTATTCCAAACAGGATGATTTGTGGAAGGATTAGTAACACAAACTTTAATTGTTCAAATGTATCGAACAAGAAAAGTTCCATTCTTCCAATCAATGGCGTCATGACAATTATTATTGGCAACGTTCTCTGTTATTACAATTGGAATCACGTTACCATTTACTCCATTGGCAATTAATTTAAGTTTAGTTAAGCTACCTGCAATTTATTTTGCCTTCTTTACTGCTTTGATTCTCGGTTATTGTATTATGAGTCAAAGTATCAAGATGTTGTATATCAAATTGTTTAAACGGTGGTTATAA
- a CDS encoding lipoprotein — MKKLLSLLGVVSLVGTSVTPVIGCGAKPVSQETIHDKIKKSLQHQIVFDDDWIIDYDQSEENIEYFINSNLDYKWTFFNKLITDLVMKQLIKDIPTLLDVYPDFSLSATISFENKISDLRETIKNGEAANIIYDVAYNLNQLQNIALSEIQAANPVQPPVTSGVLSYYNGSLFGQYKILGSKLQNQILFKNDNFISDNQRRLNYLTEILNHSSAIISNNGSYRKFLFMPDFAMRIGFEKDNFPNHDLVEQIYNDNNIFYDKLNIIKSNIMNKFLKNNSILDIKMFMPTVFDDVQFEISLDKAILATDLKNNSELKYVYGSQYYDNGILILNVKTRLKYQGISANSTIDEKIAFGVIYED; from the coding sequence ATGAAAAAGTTATTATCATTGTTAGGGGTTGTTTCATTAGTTGGAACAAGTGTTACGCCAGTTATTGGTTGTGGAGCAAAGCCAGTTAGTCAAGAAACTATTCATGACAAAATTAAAAAGTCTTTACAACATCAAATAGTATTTGATGATGATTGAATTATAGATTATGATCAATCAGAGGAAAATATTGAATATTTTATTAACTCAAATTTAGATTATAAATGAACATTTTTTAATAAATTAATTACTGACTTAGTAATGAAACAATTAATTAAAGATATTCCAACTTTATTGGACGTTTATCCTGATTTTAGTTTATCTGCAACTATTTCCTTTGAAAATAAAATTTCAGATTTAAGAGAAACTATTAAAAATGGGGAAGCTGCAAATATTATTTATGATGTTGCGTATAATTTGAATCAATTGCAGAATATAGCATTATCTGAAATTCAAGCAGCAAATCCTGTGCAACCTCCAGTTACAAGTGGGGTATTATCATATTATAATGGTTCATTATTTGGTCAATATAAGATTTTAGGTTCAAAATTACAAAATCAAATTTTATTTAAAAATGATAATTTTATTTCTGATAATCAAAGAAGACTAAATTATTTAACAGAAATTTTAAACCATAGTAGTGCTATAATTTCAAATAATGGTAGTTATCGCAAATTTTTATTTATGCCAGATTTTGCAATGCGTATCGGTTTTGAAAAAGATAATTTTCCTAATCACGATTTAGTAGAGCAAATTTACAATGATAATAATATTTTTTATGATAAATTAAATATTATTAAATCCAATATTATGAATAAATTTTTAAAAAATAATTCTATTCTTGATATAAAAATGTTTATGCCAACTGTTTTTGATGATGTTCAATTTGAAATAAGTTTAGACAAGGCTATTTTAGCGACTGATCTTAAAAATAATAGTGAGTTAAAATATGTATACGGATCACAATATTATGATAATGGAATATTAATTTTAAATGTTAAAACTAGATTAAAATATCAAGGAATATCAGCAAACTCAACTATTGATGAAAAAATAGCTTTTGGAGTCATTTATGAAGACTAA